The following DNA comes from Deltaproteobacteria bacterium.
GGTTGGTCAGCGGACCGGGAGGCGCCCTTTTGAATGAGATCGATCTTGTCGCGGATTGGACCCCTCTTGAGTGGCTCTGGGCCGCTCTTTTGGTCGGCTTTGAAAAACCGGGAAGCGCGATGGGGGGCTCGGGGCTGGTCAATCCGTTCACGTTAACACCCGTCGGGACTTCGAGCTCGGCAAATGCCGTCGTGATGACGCGCGTCTCTTTCTAAAAGGAGTTTCCATGAGAAAAATTTTAATTCTCGCTCTTCTCCTAACCGCCCTCTCCGCCTGCCCGACAAAGCCGACAGAAGAACCCCCCAAACTTTATCCGGGCAAAATCGTGATCGGCGGGGTCGACTGGCCCGGTTATCTGGCCCTCTACGTGGCGCGAGACAAGGGATTTTTCAAGGAGGAAGGGGTTGATGTTGAGTTCCGGATATACAACTCGCATGTGGGATATATCGCCGATTACCTGGCGGGCAAAATTCAGGGGGTCACTAACTTGGGCAACGAATTAATCGACCAGGTTCTTCGCGGATTTGACCAGAGGGTGGTGCTGGTTATCGACTACTCCAACGGCTCCGACGGCATCGCCGCCTCCCCGGCAATCAAGAATTTTGGGCAGATCCGCGGAAAAAGGGTGGCCTATGAGCACGGAACACTGGAGGAATATTTTTTCCTCTACGCGCTGGAACAATACCGCCTCTCCGTCAAGGAGATCGTCCCGGTCAACCTCGACCCGATCGAGTCGGCCAAGGCCCTTGAGGAGGGAAAGGTGGACGCGGCGGTCACCTACGAACCTCATCTTTCCAAAACGATCAAAAAAATCGGCGGAACCTGCATCTACTCCTCGGCCGACGCCCCGGGGCTGATCACCGATCTCTTGACCTTCGGCGCCCCGTTTATCGAAAACTATCCCGACAGCGTCTCCGCCATTGTCCGAGCCTACTTCCGGGCGATCCGTTTCTGGAAGGAAAACCCGGACGAGGTCCACGGGATTCTGACCGGACAGTTCAAAGCGACCAAAGAGGAGGTCATTCAACAACTCAAAGGGGTAACCATCCTTGATGAACAGGAAAACCAGACGGCCCTCACCTTTTCCATGGGGACCGCATCCCTTTACGGAAACCTGCGCCGGGTGGGCGATTTTGTCATGCAGAAGCAGGGGAAAAAAAGGGGCGACCTGGACACCGATAAGTTGATCGACAAGAGATTCATCAAAAATCTCAAATGAAACTTTCATTCAAACTACTGATCCCCCTTATTGCGGGAACGGCCGTTGTCGTTCTCCTCGTCAGCCTCCTTTCCTACAACTATACCCGGTCGGTCCTCCGAAAAACCGTTTCCGCCAACCAGCTGGGCATCGCCAGGCAGACGATGGAACAGATCGACGGTCTCCTCTACGAACGCTACAACGATATACAACAAGCGGCGGGAGAGGATCTTTTTCAGGATGCGCTAAAGGGACAAACAAAAAACAACCCCTCCGCCCTCCGCAGGATCAGGGAACTCACCATTACGTCGGGGCCGTGGGACTCCCTTTTCGCGGTGGATCGGAAGGGAAATATTGTCCTGTCGTCTATCGAAGAGGAGATCGGCAAGCCGGTCGGCCTCGAGCCCCACAGCCTTCCGGCCTATGAGGAGGCCATGAAGGGAAAGATATACCACTCCGACCAGGTGATCTCGGACGATACGGGGAAACCGACGATCATTTTTTCCGCCCCGGTGCGCGACAAAGAGGACCCCAAGCAGGCTGTTATCGGGACCGCGATCGGCCATTTTGCCTGGCCGGCGGTCGAGGAAATTCTGGATAACATGCCGTCCCCCTCCCGAAAGGCCCATGCGATGGTCGTCAACAACGAGGGGACGGTCATCGCCTGTAGCATGCCGGACCCGGATATGGTCGGAATGAATATGGAAAAGAGCTCCTTTGTCAGGGAGGTCCTGGCGGGGCGGGCCGGGTCGGCTGTTCTCCCGGCAAACGAGGGGATGCTGGGGGTATCAAGCCTTGTCGCGTATGCCCCGCAGGAGGGGCGGCTTTCTTACAAGCCCAACGGCTGGGGGCTGATTTTGGAAACACCGCTTGAAGAAGCCCTGGCCGACGCCTCAAAAACGGCCTTCCGGCTTGTCCTGTTTCTCATGCCGGT
Coding sequences within:
- a CDS encoding ABC transporter substrate-binding protein, coding for MRKILILALLLTALSACPTKPTEEPPKLYPGKIVIGGVDWPGYLALYVARDKGFFKEEGVDVEFRIYNSHVGYIADYLAGKIQGVTNLGNELIDQVLRGFDQRVVLVIDYSNGSDGIAASPAIKNFGQIRGKRVAYEHGTLEEYFFLYALEQYRLSVKEIVPVNLDPIESAKALEEGKVDAAVTYEPHLSKTIKKIGGTCIYSSADAPGLITDLLTFGAPFIENYPDSVSAIVRAYFRAIRFWKENPDEVHGILTGQFKATKEEVIQQLKGVTILDEQENQTALTFSMGTASLYGNLRRVGDFVMQKQGKKRGDLDTDKLIDKRFIKNLK